From one Felis catus isolate Fca126 chromosome E2, F.catus_Fca126_mat1.0, whole genome shotgun sequence genomic stretch:
- the ETHE1 gene encoding persulfide dioxygenase ETHE1, mitochondrial isoform X2 has product MPSWSRNWGCGCCMLALETRASPGHTPGCVTFVLNDHSMAFTGDALLIRGCGRTDFQQGCAKTLYHSVHEKIFTLPGDCLVYPAHDYHGLTVSTVEEERTLNPRLTLSCEEFVKVMDNLNLPKPQQIDIAVPANMRCGIQTPPS; this is encoded by the exons GCCTTGGAGACCCGCGCCAGCCCCGGCCACACCCCAGGCTGTGTCACCTTCGTCCTGAATGACCACAGCATGGCCTTCACTGGAGATGCCCTGCTCATCCGAGGGTGTGGGCGAACGGACTTCCAGCAAG GCTGTGCTAAGACCTTGTACCACTCAGTCCATGAAAAGATCTTCACGCTTCCAGGAGACTGTCTGGTCTACCCTGCTCATGATTACCATG GGCTCACAGTGTCCACTGTGGAGGAGGAGAGGACTTTGAACCCTCGGCTCACTCTCAGCTGTGAGGAATTTGTCAAGGTCATGGACAACCTGAACTTGCCCAAGCCTCAGCAGATAG ACATTGCTGTTCCAGCTAATATGCGCTGTGGGATCCAGACTCCCCCTTCCTGA